From the genome of Thunnus thynnus chromosome 1, fThuThy2.1, whole genome shotgun sequence, one region includes:
- the si:dkey-163f14.6 gene encoding uncharacterized protein si:dkey-163f14.6, whose product MNDEGSWAVFSCNSGFWLHGPSMLYCKGRIWNSTKPVCKESDMMSSVSGVHLQKANIHLNHQAAVVLKTQQQSHYDTITNTASKEVNLKFGLLSHTPSQTSNSERVKVIDPKVHLQQYPDSKIKDRVQTTHLKAQDADEAQRGTSTGPETGTGRHGSEEKASREEAEKVTQVTVTPVTQTASKSHLSASGSSTLSLVLRTTSTSSLSSLSTAHKSATVAVKQIPPTETVMFTPTSPLHHTKSALTVGESVTSQDDVTPAGSSKSADEDQQDKTDLPYPLSSPSGSEGEEEPTETSSTSSTSGYSVSTSSSFFTSSPPLTASSLQSSSITLPLFSASTSSSINFTLSNMKEILPSFNPPSHTSTPTEQKTHWTEYHNVTINPSAKPPLSLSRRPVCPYPPVPAHGTFYFRNVENPGPREYRHYIQYACYPGYTLAHGDIHSYCQQGGTWSGVTPVCLELTPCSVNNGGCSQLCSNSQHYNQTSNQTQTRTQCHCRPGFTLVDDGRTCRDLDECVEGQHQCQQRCINTFGSFKCSCDDGYQPAHDQTSCTDVDECLLPAAVTGCVFGCVNTPGSFHCQCPTGYSLQTGDGHCQDIDECAVNQGLGPCMEQCHNSPGSYRCSCTYGNILAGDGHSCIAECPPGYRKQPTTTPENSTSQALREECVDINECLEEKCEWQCVNLPGSHRCICPRGYTLQKDGRRCKDINECSRKNGGCSHLCLNQKGGYKCACPASHRLSPYSWKKCQLRTTVNTTG is encoded by the exons ATGAATGATGAAGGCTCCTGGGCAGTCTTCAGCTGTAATAGTGGCTTTTGGCTCCATGGGCCCTCAATGTTGTACTGTAAGGGCCGCATCTGGAATAGCACAAAGCCAGTATGCAAAG AGTCCGACATGATGAGCTCTGTTTCAGGTGTCCACCTCCAAAAGGCAAACATACACCTGAACCACCAAGCTGCCGTAGTTCTGAAGACCCAGCAACAATCCCACTACGACACCATCACTAATACCGCCTCCAAAGAAGTGAACCTCAAATTCGGCTTGTTGTCTCACACACCATCCCAAACGTCAAACAGCGAGAGGGTTAAAGTGATAGACCCCAAAGTCCACCTGCAGCAGTACCCAGATTCTAAAATCAAAGACAGGGTCCAGACAACTCATCTCAAAGCTCAGGATGCAGATGAGGCTCAACGTGGGACCAGTACAGGACCAGAAACAGGAACTGGAAGACATGGCTCAGAGGAAAAAGCTTCACGTGAGGAAGCAGAAAAGGTTACACAGGTGACTGTCACACCTGTTACACAAACTGCCTCTAAGTCACACCTATCTGCTTCTGGCTCATCTACCTTATCATTAGTGTTAAGAACAACATCAACATCTTCACTGTCATCACTTTCAACAGCTCATAAATCAGCTACAGTTGCTGTCAAGCAGATTCCCCCAACAGAAACTGTGATGTTTACACCTACATCACCACTCCACCACACCAAATCTGCTCTGACTGTGGGAGAATCTGTCACATCTCAGGATGATGTGACTCCCGCTGGCTCTTCAAAGAGTGCAGATGAAGACCAACAGGATAAAACTGACCTCCCATATCCTCTTTCGTCGCCATCTGGCTCTGAAGGTGAAGAGGAGCCCACAGAGACTTCATCTACTTCATCTACATCTGGTTATTCAGTTTCTACCAGTTCTTCTTTCTTcacttcatctcctcctcttacTGCCTCTTCTCTTCAATCCTCATCAATCACCCTTCCCTTGTTTTCTGCATCCACTTCCTCAAGTATCAACTTCACCTTGTCTAATATGAAAGAAATACTTCCCTCCTTCAACCCTCCTTCACACACCTCCACCCCCACTGAGCAAAAAACTCACTGGACTGAATACCACAACGTCACTATTAACCCCTCTGCAAAACCACCTCTGAGCCTCAGCAGACGACCTGTGTGCCCGTACCCTCCCGTGCCCGCTCATGGGACCTTCTACTTTCGTAATGTAGAGAATCCAGGTCCCAGAGAGTACAGGCATTACATCCAGTACGCCTGCTACCCTGGTTATACTCTGGCTCATGGAGACATACACAGCTACTGCCAGCAGGGCGGCACCTGGAGCGGAGTCACACCTGTTTGTCTGG AGCTGACACCATGCTCAGTTAACAACGGAGGCTGTTCCCAGCTGTGCTCTAACTCCCAGCACTACAACCAGACTTCTAATCAGACTCAGACCAGGACTCAGTGCCACTGCAGACCTGGATTCACTCTGGTGGATGACGGGCGAACATGTCGAG ATTTAGATGAGTGTGTGGAGGGGCAGCATCAGTGTCAGCAGAGATGCATCAACACATTTGGCTCCTTTAAGTGCAGCTGTGATGACGGCTATCAGCCAGCTCACgaccagacctcctgcacag ATGTGGATGAGTGTCTGCTGCCTGCAGCTGTAACAGGTTGTGTGTTCGGCTGTGTTAACACTCCTGGGAGCTTCCACTGCCAGTGTCCTACTGGCTACAGCCTTCAGACTGGAGATGGCCACTGCCAAG ATATAGATGAGTGTGCTGTTAATCAGGGGCTTGGGCCATGTATGGAGCAGTGCCACAACTCACCAGGATCCTACCGATGCTCCTGCACATACGGGAACATCTTAGCTGGAGACGGACACAGCTGCATCGCCGAGTGTCCACCTGGGTACAGGAAGCAACCAACAACAACACCTGAGAATTCAACATCACAAGCTCTCAGGGAGGAGTGTGTAG ATATAAATGAGTGCCTGGAGGAAAAGTGTGAGTGGCAGTGTGTCAACCTGCCAGGCTCTCACCGCTGCATCTGTCCCAGAGGATACACACTGCAAAAAGACGGTCGACGTTGCAAGG ACATAAACGAGTGCAGTCGGAAGAACGGAGGGTGTTCCCATCTGTGTTTGAACCAAAAAGGTGGATATAAATGCGCCTGCCCAGCCTCCCATCGCCTCTCCCCCTACAGCTGGAAGAAATGTCAACTAAGGACAACAGTGAACACTACTGGTTAA